The following coding sequences lie in one Saccopteryx bilineata isolate mSacBil1 chromosome 5, mSacBil1_pri_phased_curated, whole genome shotgun sequence genomic window:
- the PCDH7 gene encoding protocadherin-7 isoform X8, with translation MPRMRTAGWARAWCLGCCLLLPLSLSLAAAKQLLRYRLAEEGPADVRIGNVAADLGIVTGSGEVTFSLESGSEYLKIDNLTGELSTSERRIDREKLPQCQMIFDENECFLDFEVSVIGPSQSWVDLFEGRVIVLDINDNTPTFPSPVLTLTVEENRPVGTLYLLPTATDRDFGRNGIERYELLQEPGGGGGEGRRAGPADSAPYPGGGASGGGGSGGPKRRLDAPEGGGGPGAGGRSSVFELQVADTPDGEKQPQLIVKGALDREQRDSYELTLRVRDGGDPPRSSQAILRVLITDVNDNSPRFEKSVYEADLAENSAPGTPILQLRAADLDVGVNGQIEYVFGAATESVRRLLRLDETSGWLSVLHRIDREEVNQLRFTVMARDRGQPPKTDKATVVLIIKDENDNVPSIEIRKIGRIPLKDGVANVAEDVLVDTPIALVQVSDRDQGENGVVTCTVVGDVPFQLKPASETEGDQNKKKYFLHTSAPLDYETTREFNVVIVAVDSGSPSLSSNNSLIVKVGDTNDNPPVFGQSVVEVYFPENNIPGERVATVLATDADSGKNAEITYSLDSSVLGIFAIDPDSGDIFVNTVLDREQTDRYEFKVNAKDKGIPVLQGSTMVIVQVADKNDNDPKFMQDVFTFYVKENLQPNSPVGMVTVMDADKGRNAEMSLYIEENSHIFSIENDTGTIYSTMSFDRELQNTYTFRVRAVDGGDPPRSATATVSLFVMDENDNAPTIALPTNMSYTLLPPSSNIRTVVATVLATDSDDGINADLNYSIVGGNPFKLFEIDSTSGVVSLVGKLTHKHYGLHRLVVQVNDSGQPSQATTALVHVFVNESVSNASVIDSQIARSLHTPLTQDIAGDPSYEISKQRLSIVVGVVAGIMAVILIILIVVMARYCRSKNKNGYEAGKKDHEDFFTPQQHDKSKKPKKDKKNKKSKQPLYSSIVTVEASKPNGQRYDSVNEKLSDSPSMGRYRSVNGGPGSPDLARHYKSSSPLPTVQLHPQSPTAGKKHQAVQDLPPANTFVGAGDNISIGSDHCSEYSCQTNNKYSKQMRPHPYITVFG, from the exons TGACTTTCAGCCTCGAGTCCGGCTCGGAGTACCTGAAGATCGACAACCTCACGGGAGAGCTGAGCACGAGCGAGCGGCGCATCGACCGCGAGAAGCTGCCTCAGTGTCAGATGATCTTCGACGAGAACGAGTGCTTCCTGGACTTCGAGGTGTCGGTGATCGGGCCCTCCCAGAGCTGGGTGGACCTGTTCGAGGGCCGGGTCATCGTGCTGGACATCAACGACAACACGCCCACCTTCCCGTCGCCCGTGCTCACCCTGACGGTGGAGGAGAACCGGCCGGTGGGCACCCTGTACCTGCTGCCCACCGCCACCGACCGGGACTTCGGCCGCAACGGCATCGAGCGCTACGAGCTGCTGCAGGAGCCCGGCGGAGGCGGCGGCGAGGGTCGGCGCGCGGGCCCGGCCGACAGCGCCCCCTACCCCGGGGGCGGCgcgagcggcggcggcggctccggCGGCCCCAAGCGGCGGCTGGACGCGCCGGAGGGCGGCGGCGGGCCCGGCGCCGGCGGCCGCAGCAGCGTGTTCGAGCTGCAGGTGGCCGACACCCCGGATGGCGAGAAGCAGCCGCAGCTGATCGTCAAGGGGGCGCTGGACCGGGAGCAGCGCGACTCGTACGAGCTGACCCTGCGGGTGCGCGACGGCGGCGACCCGCCCCGCTCCTCGCAGGCCATCCTGCGGGTGCTCATCACCGACGTGAACGACAACAGCCCCCGCTTCGAGAAAAGCGTGTACGAAGCTGACCTGGCCGAGAACAGCGCCCCGGGGACCCCCATCCTGCAGCTGCGCGCCGCCGACCTGGACGTGGGGGTCAACGGGCAGATCGAGTACGTGTTCGGGGCGGCCACCGAGTCCGTGCGGCGGCTGCTGCGCCTGGACGAGACCTCGGGCTGGCTCAGTGTCCTGCACCGCATCGACCGCGAGGAGGTGAACCAGCTGCGCTTCACCGTCATGGCCCGCGACCGCGGGCAGCCCCCCAAGACCGACAAGGCCACCGTGGTCCTGATCATCAAGGACGAGAACGACAACGTCCCGTCCATTGAAATCCGGAAGATTGGGCGTATCCCGCTCAAGGACGGGGTGGCCAACGTGGCCGAGGACGTGCTGGTCGACACCCCCATCGCCCTGGTGCAAGTGTCCGACCGAGACCAAGGCGAGAATGGAGTGGTCACCTGCACCGTGGTGGGCGACGTGCCCTTCCAGCTCAAGCCGGCCAGCGAAACCGAGGGAGACCAGAACAAGAAAAAGTACTTCCTGCACACCTCGGCCCCCTTGGACTATGAGACCACCCGGGAGTTCAACGTGGTCATCGTGGCGGTGGACTCCGGCAGCCCCAGCCTCTCCAGCAATAACTCTCTGATTGTCAAGGTGGGCGACACCAATGACAACCCGCCCGTCTTTGGCCAGTCGGTGGTGGAGGTTTACTTTCCTGAGAACAACATCCCTGGAGAGAGGGTGGCCACCGTGCTGGCGACCGACGCTGACAGTGGGAAAAACGCCGAGATAACTTACTCACTGGACTCCTCCGTGCTGGGGATTTTTGCCATTGATCCCGATTCTGGGGACATCTTCGTCAATACGGTGCTGGACCGCGAGCAAACGGACAGGTATGAGTTTAAAGTTAACGCCAAAGACAAAGGCATCCCGGTGCTGCAGGGCAGCACCATGGTGATCGTGCAGGTGGCTGACAAGAATGACAATGACCCTAAGTTTATGCAGGACGTCTTTACCTTTTATGTGAAAGAAAACTTGCAGCCCAACAGCCCCGTGGGGATGGTCACGGTGATGGATGCTGACAAGGGGCGCAATGCGGAGATGAGCTTGTACATAGAGGAGAACAGTCACATTTTTTCCATTGAAAATGACACGGGGACCATTTACTCCACAATGTCTTTTGACCGGGAACTCCAGAACACATACACATTCCGAGTCAGGGCTGTGGACGGAGGAGATCCTCCCAGATCAGCCACAGCCACAGTCTCTCTCTTCGTTATGGATGAAAATGACAATGCTCCCACAATTGCCCTTCCGACTAACATGTCCTACACCTTACTGCCACCTTCAAGTAACATCAGGACAGTAGTAGCTACAGTGTTGGCAACAGACAGTGATGATGGCATCAATGCCGACCTCAACTACAGCATTGTGGGAGGGAATCCCTTCAAGCTCTTTGAGATTGATTCCACCAGTGGTGTGGTTTCCTTAGTGGGAAAACTCACTCATAAGCATTACGGCTTGCACAGGTTGGTGGTGCAAGTGAATGACAGTGGGCAGCCTTCCCAGGCCACCACAGCTCTGGTGCATGTGTTTGTCAATGAAAGTGTCTCTAATGCCAGTGTGATTGACTCCCAGATAGCCAGAAGTTTGCACACCCCACTCACCCAGGATATAGCTGGTGACCCAAGCTATGAAATTAGCAAGCAGAGACTCAGCATTGTCGTTGGGGTGGTTGCTGGAATTATGGCAGTGATTCTAATCATCTTGATTGTAGTGATGGCAAGGTATTGCCGGTCTAAAAACAAAAACGGCTATGAGGCTGGCAAAAAAGATCATGAAGACTTTTTTACACCCCAACAGCATGACAAATCTAAAAAGCctaaaaaggacaagaaaaacaaaaaatctaagcAGCCTCTCTACAGCAGCATTGTCACTGTAGAAGCTTCGAAACCAAATGGACAGAGGTACGATAGTGTCAATGAGAAGCTGTCAGACAGCCCCAGCATGGGCCGGTACCGGTCAGTTAATGGTGGGCCTGGCAGTCCTGACCTGGCCAGGCATTACAAATCCAGTTCCCCATTACCTACTGTCCAGCTTCACCCCCAGTCACCAACTGCAGGAAAAAAACACCAGGCCGTACAAGATCTACCACCAGCCAACACATTTGTGGGAGCAGGAGACAACATTTCAATTGGATCAGATCACTGCTCTGAATACAGCTGTCAAACCAATAACAAGTACAGCAAACAG atGCGTCCACATCCATACATTACTGTGTTTGGCTGA
- the PCDH7 gene encoding protocadherin-7 isoform X7, with product MPRMRTAGWARAWCLGCCLLLPLSLSLAAAKQLLRYRLAEEGPADVRIGNVAADLGIVTGSGEVTFSLESGSEYLKIDNLTGELSTSERRIDREKLPQCQMIFDENECFLDFEVSVIGPSQSWVDLFEGRVIVLDINDNTPTFPSPVLTLTVEENRPVGTLYLLPTATDRDFGRNGIERYELLQEPGGGGGEGRRAGPADSAPYPGGGASGGGGSGGPKRRLDAPEGGGGPGAGGRSSVFELQVADTPDGEKQPQLIVKGALDREQRDSYELTLRVRDGGDPPRSSQAILRVLITDVNDNSPRFEKSVYEADLAENSAPGTPILQLRAADLDVGVNGQIEYVFGAATESVRRLLRLDETSGWLSVLHRIDREEVNQLRFTVMARDRGQPPKTDKATVVLIIKDENDNVPSIEIRKIGRIPLKDGVANVAEDVLVDTPIALVQVSDRDQGENGVVTCTVVGDVPFQLKPASETEGDQNKKKYFLHTSAPLDYETTREFNVVIVAVDSGSPSLSSNNSLIVKVGDTNDNPPVFGQSVVEVYFPENNIPGERVATVLATDADSGKNAEITYSLDSSVLGIFAIDPDSGDIFVNTVLDREQTDRYEFKVNAKDKGIPVLQGSTMVIVQVADKNDNDPKFMQDVFTFYVKENLQPNSPVGMVTVMDADKGRNAEMSLYIEENSHIFSIENDTGTIYSTMSFDRELQNTYTFRVRAVDGGDPPRSATATVSLFVMDENDNAPTIALPTNMSYTLLPPSSNIRTVVATVLATDSDDGINADLNYSIVGGNPFKLFEIDSTSGVVSLVGKLTHKHYGLHRLVVQVNDSGQPSQATTALVHVFVNESVSNASVIDSQIARSLHTPLTQDIAGDPSYEISKQRLSIVVGVVAGIMAVILIILIVVMARYCRSKNKNGYEAGKKDHEDFFTPQQHDKSKKPKKDKKNKKSKQPLYSSIVTVEASKPNGQRYDSVNEKLSDSPSMGRYRSVNGGPGSPDLARHYKSSSPLPTVQLHPQSPTAGKKHQAVQDLPPANTFVGAGDNISIGSDHCSEYSCQTNNKYSKQVDTVQTTNPPGHIEESCKMNVCSRK from the coding sequence TGACTTTCAGCCTCGAGTCCGGCTCGGAGTACCTGAAGATCGACAACCTCACGGGAGAGCTGAGCACGAGCGAGCGGCGCATCGACCGCGAGAAGCTGCCTCAGTGTCAGATGATCTTCGACGAGAACGAGTGCTTCCTGGACTTCGAGGTGTCGGTGATCGGGCCCTCCCAGAGCTGGGTGGACCTGTTCGAGGGCCGGGTCATCGTGCTGGACATCAACGACAACACGCCCACCTTCCCGTCGCCCGTGCTCACCCTGACGGTGGAGGAGAACCGGCCGGTGGGCACCCTGTACCTGCTGCCCACCGCCACCGACCGGGACTTCGGCCGCAACGGCATCGAGCGCTACGAGCTGCTGCAGGAGCCCGGCGGAGGCGGCGGCGAGGGTCGGCGCGCGGGCCCGGCCGACAGCGCCCCCTACCCCGGGGGCGGCgcgagcggcggcggcggctccggCGGCCCCAAGCGGCGGCTGGACGCGCCGGAGGGCGGCGGCGGGCCCGGCGCCGGCGGCCGCAGCAGCGTGTTCGAGCTGCAGGTGGCCGACACCCCGGATGGCGAGAAGCAGCCGCAGCTGATCGTCAAGGGGGCGCTGGACCGGGAGCAGCGCGACTCGTACGAGCTGACCCTGCGGGTGCGCGACGGCGGCGACCCGCCCCGCTCCTCGCAGGCCATCCTGCGGGTGCTCATCACCGACGTGAACGACAACAGCCCCCGCTTCGAGAAAAGCGTGTACGAAGCTGACCTGGCCGAGAACAGCGCCCCGGGGACCCCCATCCTGCAGCTGCGCGCCGCCGACCTGGACGTGGGGGTCAACGGGCAGATCGAGTACGTGTTCGGGGCGGCCACCGAGTCCGTGCGGCGGCTGCTGCGCCTGGACGAGACCTCGGGCTGGCTCAGTGTCCTGCACCGCATCGACCGCGAGGAGGTGAACCAGCTGCGCTTCACCGTCATGGCCCGCGACCGCGGGCAGCCCCCCAAGACCGACAAGGCCACCGTGGTCCTGATCATCAAGGACGAGAACGACAACGTCCCGTCCATTGAAATCCGGAAGATTGGGCGTATCCCGCTCAAGGACGGGGTGGCCAACGTGGCCGAGGACGTGCTGGTCGACACCCCCATCGCCCTGGTGCAAGTGTCCGACCGAGACCAAGGCGAGAATGGAGTGGTCACCTGCACCGTGGTGGGCGACGTGCCCTTCCAGCTCAAGCCGGCCAGCGAAACCGAGGGAGACCAGAACAAGAAAAAGTACTTCCTGCACACCTCGGCCCCCTTGGACTATGAGACCACCCGGGAGTTCAACGTGGTCATCGTGGCGGTGGACTCCGGCAGCCCCAGCCTCTCCAGCAATAACTCTCTGATTGTCAAGGTGGGCGACACCAATGACAACCCGCCCGTCTTTGGCCAGTCGGTGGTGGAGGTTTACTTTCCTGAGAACAACATCCCTGGAGAGAGGGTGGCCACCGTGCTGGCGACCGACGCTGACAGTGGGAAAAACGCCGAGATAACTTACTCACTGGACTCCTCCGTGCTGGGGATTTTTGCCATTGATCCCGATTCTGGGGACATCTTCGTCAATACGGTGCTGGACCGCGAGCAAACGGACAGGTATGAGTTTAAAGTTAACGCCAAAGACAAAGGCATCCCGGTGCTGCAGGGCAGCACCATGGTGATCGTGCAGGTGGCTGACAAGAATGACAATGACCCTAAGTTTATGCAGGACGTCTTTACCTTTTATGTGAAAGAAAACTTGCAGCCCAACAGCCCCGTGGGGATGGTCACGGTGATGGATGCTGACAAGGGGCGCAATGCGGAGATGAGCTTGTACATAGAGGAGAACAGTCACATTTTTTCCATTGAAAATGACACGGGGACCATTTACTCCACAATGTCTTTTGACCGGGAACTCCAGAACACATACACATTCCGAGTCAGGGCTGTGGACGGAGGAGATCCTCCCAGATCAGCCACAGCCACAGTCTCTCTCTTCGTTATGGATGAAAATGACAATGCTCCCACAATTGCCCTTCCGACTAACATGTCCTACACCTTACTGCCACCTTCAAGTAACATCAGGACAGTAGTAGCTACAGTGTTGGCAACAGACAGTGATGATGGCATCAATGCCGACCTCAACTACAGCATTGTGGGAGGGAATCCCTTCAAGCTCTTTGAGATTGATTCCACCAGTGGTGTGGTTTCCTTAGTGGGAAAACTCACTCATAAGCATTACGGCTTGCACAGGTTGGTGGTGCAAGTGAATGACAGTGGGCAGCCTTCCCAGGCCACCACAGCTCTGGTGCATGTGTTTGTCAATGAAAGTGTCTCTAATGCCAGTGTGATTGACTCCCAGATAGCCAGAAGTTTGCACACCCCACTCACCCAGGATATAGCTGGTGACCCAAGCTATGAAATTAGCAAGCAGAGACTCAGCATTGTCGTTGGGGTGGTTGCTGGAATTATGGCAGTGATTCTAATCATCTTGATTGTAGTGATGGCAAGGTATTGCCGGTCTAAAAACAAAAACGGCTATGAGGCTGGCAAAAAAGATCATGAAGACTTTTTTACACCCCAACAGCATGACAAATCTAAAAAGCctaaaaaggacaagaaaaacaaaaaatctaagcAGCCTCTCTACAGCAGCATTGTCACTGTAGAAGCTTCGAAACCAAATGGACAGAGGTACGATAGTGTCAATGAGAAGCTGTCAGACAGCCCCAGCATGGGCCGGTACCGGTCAGTTAATGGTGGGCCTGGCAGTCCTGACCTGGCCAGGCATTACAAATCCAGTTCCCCATTACCTACTGTCCAGCTTCACCCCCAGTCACCAACTGCAGGAAAAAAACACCAGGCCGTACAAGATCTACCACCAGCCAACACATTTGTGGGAGCAGGAGACAACATTTCAATTGGATCAGATCACTGCTCTGAATACAGCTGTCAAACCAATAACAAGTACAGCAAACAG